The following are encoded in a window of Solidesulfovibrio magneticus RS-1 genomic DNA:
- a CDS encoding GGDEF domain-containing protein, whose protein sequence is MSNNCPSDSCAIKKLCSEMHRIGCGSKPSWLAVVLFVRNLVANFSIFTDEQKSAMQRNVFERLSKKDPSPQHFEQIVNDLEGFIANNQVTVSAEEKLESQKKITSSLASVVNEFLDESLMSEKERGKLINTFGRDTLEILSDSEDLDALRPRLKGLLKNMLMHYREKANEWERKARLLEQTVNVDPLLAPLHNRRYLESYLKSAIQQNQTDNNSLALLMLDIDNFKQVNDAHGHQVGDDVLRTLAKIISAHSEKFGWFAARYGGDELVVVCNVSVDEALLHSDAIRLAVQNYEFRPRLNGKLAENSIRFTVSIGVAEYQVGMSSDDLLNCADKAMYDVKGTGKNNVALFGVTTIDPEW, encoded by the coding sequence ATGTCGAATAACTGTCCAAGTGACTCGTGCGCGATTAAAAAATTATGCTCCGAAATGCATAGGATTGGATGTGGAAGTAAACCGTCATGGCTTGCTGTTGTCCTGTTTGTCAGGAACTTGGTTGCAAACTTTTCAATTTTTACTGATGAACAGAAATCCGCAATGCAACGAAATGTGTTTGAGAGGTTGTCGAAAAAAGATCCATCGCCTCAACATTTTGAGCAGATTGTTAATGACCTTGAAGGTTTTATAGCAAACAATCAGGTGACGGTCTCGGCTGAAGAAAAGCTTGAGTCGCAAAAGAAGATCACGTCTTCTTTGGCATCAGTTGTCAATGAGTTCCTTGATGAATCATTGATGTCAGAAAAAGAACGTGGAAAATTGATAAATACGTTTGGTCGTGATACCTTGGAAATACTTTCGGATTCTGAAGACTTGGACGCTCTAAGGCCTAGGCTGAAAGGTTTGCTGAAAAACATGTTAATGCATTACAGGGAAAAGGCTAATGAGTGGGAAAGAAAAGCTCGGCTTCTTGAGCAAACTGTTAATGTTGATCCGCTCCTTGCGCCACTTCATAATCGCAGATATCTAGAATCATACCTAAAGAGTGCTATCCAGCAAAATCAGACAGACAATAATTCCCTTGCTCTTTTGATGCTCGATATTGACAACTTTAAACAGGTAAATGATGCACATGGGCATCAGGTTGGTGATGATGTCTTGAGGACTTTGGCTAAAATTATAAGTGCGCATTCCGAAAAGTTTGGATGGTTTGCTGCGCGATATGGTGGAGATGAACTAGTTGTTGTATGTAATGTTTCTGTTGACGAAGCCTTGCTACACTCTGACGCAATACGCTTGGCAGTTCAAAATTATGAATTTAGGCCACGGCTTAATGGAAAGCTAGCGGAAAATTCCATTCGGTTTACAGTATCTATTGGTGTTGCTGAATATCAAGTTGGGATGTCGTCCGATGATCTTTTAAATTGTGCGGACAAAGCCATGTATGACGTCAAAGGAACTGGTAAAAATAATGTAGCACTGTTTGGAGTGACAACTATAGATCCTGAATGGTAA
- a CDS encoding methyl-accepting chemotaxis protein, translating to MNFLKRSLNAKIVVLMSFLATIFFISLFFVSARLQENGVIAEMTLACSRLERMARLAMMTPMAEGNDEMTKQKFKDIAHEFKRVNMSVSDFRGIITYSTIDSQIRKNIREVYASGGADAIISKVLEKKGVETAVLHVGEKPIFFEAKSIMNEPSCYHCHGKSAPILGATIMTQDVTTSFDSVNDFKVYTAIISLASMTGLLGCLILFMKQSVIKKVGVLARASDAVGSGDFSAVFQVSGNDELARLAANLSATVGVIKDQIQYQKSVLDGISVPFFTCDTKNIINYCNKVLSDILMLDQSRIGTINVATAFYGEERETITSTVVAERRPLTGRLVITRPGRQDVPLNYSISPLFDANGNVAGVIGIMIDMTADESAKQLMLEQQQTLLRIAEETAHVADVVNGASEELNEQIDHASHGAQSQARHVSETATSMTEMNTAVLEVAKNASNAATTSDQARIKAKEGGEVVAHVVNSITEVERQAGELKADMTVLGKKAEEIGRVLEVISDIADQTNLLALNAAIEAARAGDAGRGFAVVADEVRKLAEKTMITTKEVAQAIYGVQEVAKNNVGHVNVAVEKIAQATALADRSGKALDEIVAMVNATSDQVRSIAIAAEQQSASSDEISRSISHIETISTEMSETMQHSSRSVAALSEQSQVLARLIEKLRGGACNDKLKALGC from the coding sequence ATGAATTTTTTAAAAAGATCCCTTAATGCCAAGATAGTCGTCTTGATGAGTTTTCTCGCAACCATATTTTTTATAAGTCTGTTTTTTGTTTCTGCAAGGCTTCAAGAAAATGGGGTTATTGCTGAAATGACTTTAGCCTGTTCGCGCTTGGAACGGATGGCGCGGTTAGCTATGATGACGCCTATGGCTGAAGGTAACGATGAGATGACCAAGCAAAAGTTCAAGGATATAGCCCATGAATTCAAGAGAGTTAACATGTCAGTGAGCGACTTTCGTGGAATAATTACTTACAGCACAATTGACTCACAAATTCGTAAAAATATCCGCGAAGTTTATGCTTCTGGAGGTGCGGATGCAATAATCTCTAAAGTTCTTGAAAAAAAAGGGGTTGAAACAGCGGTTCTTCATGTTGGAGAGAAGCCGATATTTTTTGAGGCTAAAAGCATTATGAATGAGCCGTCTTGTTATCACTGCCATGGGAAGAGCGCACCTATTTTGGGTGCTACAATTATGACTCAAGATGTTACAACTAGCTTTGATTCCGTGAACGATTTTAAAGTTTATACTGCTATTATTTCGCTTGCTTCAATGACGGGCCTACTTGGCTGTTTGATTTTATTTATGAAGCAATCTGTAATTAAGAAGGTAGGTGTTCTTGCGAGGGCGAGTGATGCGGTTGGATCAGGTGATTTTAGTGCTGTTTTTCAAGTGAGTGGAAATGACGAACTGGCACGGTTGGCTGCAAACTTGTCGGCCACTGTGGGGGTTATTAAAGATCAAATTCAGTATCAAAAAAGTGTTCTAGATGGGATATCTGTTCCTTTTTTTACTTGCGACACAAAAAACATAATTAATTACTGCAATAAAGTTCTTTCTGACATATTAATGCTCGATCAATCTCGAATTGGAACTATTAATGTGGCTACCGCTTTTTATGGTGAAGAACGAGAAACCATAACTTCTACTGTAGTGGCCGAGCGTAGGCCATTGACAGGCAGGCTAGTTATCACCCGTCCAGGCCGTCAGGATGTGCCGTTAAACTACTCTATTTCTCCACTTTTTGACGCCAATGGTAATGTCGCTGGAGTTATCGGCATTATGATCGACATGACGGCAGACGAAAGTGCAAAACAACTCATGCTAGAACAACAGCAAACACTTCTTCGCATAGCTGAGGAGACCGCTCACGTCGCGGACGTGGTTAACGGTGCGTCTGAAGAACTTAACGAACAAATCGACCATGCCAGCCACGGAGCACAATCACAAGCCCGTCACGTGTCTGAAACAGCAACGTCGATGACAGAGATGAATACCGCTGTGCTGGAGGTAGCCAAAAATGCATCCAATGCGGCCACGACTTCAGATCAAGCGCGCATAAAAGCGAAGGAAGGCGGTGAAGTTGTCGCTCATGTAGTAAATAGCATCACTGAGGTAGAACGCCAAGCCGGAGAACTAAAGGCAGATATGACTGTGCTCGGCAAGAAAGCTGAAGAGATTGGTCGCGTTTTAGAAGTTATTTCCGACATTGCAGACCAGACCAACTTATTGGCACTCAATGCAGCGATTGAGGCCGCTAGAGCTGGCGATGCTGGTCGTGGCTTTGCTGTAGTCGCTGATGAGGTGCGCAAGCTTGCCGAGAAAACGATGATCACCACCAAGGAAGTGGCTCAGGCCATCTACGGCGTCCAAGAGGTTGCTAAAAACAATGTGGGGCATGTCAACGTCGCGGTAGAGAAAATTGCCCAGGCCACGGCCCTTGCCGACCGCTCTGGTAAGGCCCTTGATGAGATTGTCGCCATGGTTAACGCCACTTCAGATCAAGTGCGCTCAATCGCTATAGCAGCTGAACAGCAGTCTGCCTCTAGCGACGAAATTAGTCGATCAATTTCGCATATCGAAACGATTTCAACAGAGATGAGTGAAACCATGCAGCACTCTTCTCGTTCAGTGGCTGCTCTGTCAGAACAATCTCAAGTCTTGGCTCGACTAATTGAGAAATTGCGAGGAGGAGCGTGTAATGATAAACTCAAAGCTCTGGGTTGTTAG
- a CDS encoding cytochrome c family protein, whose translation MQNVILSALAALSLFFPGIVLAEEAIFVGSKACGECHSDQFKSYNSYAKKASSYKSIKILADKLTPLELVECYGCHTTGYGRPGGFVSIEKTPELANSGCEVCHGPGSSHVNSGGDAKLIVRNPTLESCKVCHNEERVRSFGFKPLKYAGAH comes from the coding sequence ATGCAGAATGTTATTCTAAGTGCATTGGCTGCGTTATCCCTATTTTTTCCAGGGATAGTCCTCGCAGAGGAGGCTATTTTTGTTGGTTCTAAGGCTTGTGGCGAATGTCATTCCGATCAATTTAAATCTTACAATAGTTATGCAAAAAAAGCAAGTTCATACAAAAGTATTAAAATATTGGCAGATAAACTTACCCCTCTAGAGCTTGTCGAGTGCTACGGCTGCCATACTACAGGATACGGGAGGCCTGGGGGGTTTGTTTCGATTGAAAAGACTCCAGAGCTAGCTAATTCAGGCTGCGAAGTCTGCCATGGCCCCGGCTCTTCCCACGTCAACTCGGGAGGAGATGCTAAATTAATTGTCCGCAATCCAACTTTAGAGAGTTGCAAAGTTTGCCACAATGAAGAGCGGGTTAGATCCTTTGGATTTAAACCTCTCAAATACGCTGGCGCTCATTAA